The region AGCACCATTTTCCTAGACACACCCTTGAATCGGTTGAACTAAGTTGTCCTACAACGGTAAGAACTGACGATTGAAGAGGGGATGATCAAGAGTTATCTTGGGGAAAGAGATAGAGGGTGAAAGTCAATGTCTGAAACTCAACCCCACCACCTTAAAGGTTAAAGCTATTAAGTTAGTTGTTCAGAAAAGGTTCTTTAGGGTAAATTGACATAAATACCCTCATGTGCAACAATGGAAGTTATGTAGGGGCAGGTTAACGTTGGAATGGACAAACATCTAACTCAGGGACTATTTGCGTGCAACTTAACATCTGTAGGTACCATTTGAGGGAAACCATCGTAGGGACTACTTAAGGGAAAGTTAAAACCAAATTGgactaaactcgcaacaaaacgaaAACTTTAAACCTACGGTGTTAGGCCAAACTTGTTTGGACCAAAATGATAATTTTCAGCCAACCAAGGGACCAATCGTGCAATTTTgtcaaataaaaagataaaaactaTTATTTCCAAGTACAAAATATATATAATGCGGTTTTAAGCCTTTTACATCCCCAACCAAACGCGTTCTCTAAACGCCATCTCCATCGTCTCTTCCTCCCCCACTTCACTGTTTGCCGATTCACCCAGAAATTCAAAGAAACAAAGCTCCGGCACCGACTTCGATTCTGCAGAAACCGATGGTAATTTCTCTACTCCTCCTAATCACACGGGAAGATGTGTATGTGTCTATGTACTGACGGTGATTAAAAATTAACAACAAACTACGATGGGTTAAAATTAGTATCGCCTTTAGAAATATACGCATGCGAATTGAAGTCCTTTTTATGTTCTTGAAGGATTTATGATCTATCTGCTCATACCTCCATGACTTTAGTCATTATCTTTACGCTTGATTGTGTTGTTACAACTTACTTCTCGATATGAATTTTTCTGAGTTATTGCGGAGAAGAAGTGTAACCTAATCAATTCCAGATTTGTGTTTTAGTTTGATTTGATTTCTTGAATCTTGTTCAATTCTTGTTGGAGAGCTAGACTAGAGTATACAATGAAATCGATGAATGTCTAAACCTGATGTTGTAATGTATACACCCAAAAGTATCAATATAATGCTAAAGTTAAAGGTTTCTATGTCTCATAACATATCTTTGTAAGGTAAATACCATGATCTGAGGTTTTGTTTCTTGTTGCAgcattaaagtattggattaatgACTCTTAAGTTGTTTTTTTTTGGATTAAGTTAAAAAGAAACAACAGTTTAAACAACAATTATTGGTTGTGTAATGTATTTCAGGCTGATCCAGAACTAGAAGCTATCAGGCAAAGAAGAATGCAGGAGCTAATGGCTCAACATGGTGGTGGTGTAAgtgaattttatttatttatttattgttaattgtcatatttagttttaaatttcttttataaaattgtatTTACTTTGGAACTTGCATATATGAAAACAGGGAAGTCAGCAAAACCCTGATCAACAAAAAGCTCAAGATGAAGCAAAAAGGTTGTATTTCTTGTATTATTAACATCAATTGGTTCATATTCTTAGGCTCTTGAgataaatgatttttaaaaaGTGTTTAAGAAAAAGTTGCCACATTTGTGGAAATGGAAGGGGAAAGATAAATGAGGGCAAATCTGTAAAAACATAAGACTTAATGGGAATTGGGAACGAAATAAGTTTGCCTTGATTACTCTTTTGTAGACATTAAAGTGTCATTATTCTAGTTATAGTTTTCATTAACTTGTGTTTTCATTATGGGGATAGCTGTTAATGTAAAATGAACGAAGCTTTTTTCAAATGAATTTTTTTATTGAGGTTGTATTATGAAGTATTAGAGAGTTTTTGTTTTGAGtaaatggaaattttttgaaagATAGCTTAACAATTAATAGAATTTGTGGaagtgattattattattattattattattattattattattattattattaataaaattgttTTTGCTGATTTAAACTACTTAAACAACTTATACAGCGAGGCAGATGAACGGAGGCAGATGATGCTTAGTCAGATATTGTCATCTGAAGCACGTGAAAGACGTAAGTACCCTTGCATATGCTCTtttttatatatatgcttatataTGCAACAATGTTCCATTCTTTTATTCACTTATGGAATATGCAACCTGGTTTCTTTTTCCCCACTAATTGCTGACTAGATAAATAGTGcttaaaatatttattaaatgatggttaaacttttaaaagaaatactCTTATATATATCCATTAAGTCTATTGATAAGttatttcttctttttttttctattaaggCTATGTTTGGTGTGCTagttgaaaagctagctgttagctGAAAAGCCATCTGATAACTGAAAAACTAGCTGTTATATCAAAACCTGACTAATAGTTGAAAAACTAGCTATTATATGAAACTCAATtgatagctgaaaaactagctAGTAAAAAATGATGTTTGATAAAAGTAATTGAAAGTTATGAAATGACATAAAAGGGCATATAAAATaatatgttttctataattaatcaaggggtatatttggaaaaattttaaaaagctcctaaaaagctgGTCTAAGGCTATGTTTGGCATATAAGCTGAAAAACTAGTCGTTAGCTGAAAAGCCATCTGATTAGCGGAAAAACTAGTTGTTAGCTGAAAAGCTTGACtaatagctgaaaagctaactggtaaaaaatgatgtttggcaaaagtagcagAAAgttataaaatgacatttaaaaaaatatattctctataattaattaaggggtatatttggaaaattttaaaaaaactctTGAAAAGCTAAGTTTAAGCTACTTTTTTGGTTTGCCAAACATGACAACtaaaaaaagctcgaaaaataagctggCTGTGACACGCCAAACATACTGTATGGCGTAATGATGCTTACATGGATAAAGTGTGAatgagactaaatgaccattttacccctacagTTGCTCGTATAGCATTAGTGAAACCCGAGAAGTCTCGAGGAGTGGAAGATGTTATACTAAGAGCTGCCCAAATGGGGCAAATTGCTGAGAAGGTACCTAAATCACAACCAACTTTCATActtgtatatatttttatttttaaaccaGAAAATTAGTATTTAATTTAACCACTACTTCCTTGCTTTTTTAGaatattttgtgtttttccggattaaacctcgacttttatttattttttttgaaaaaaagacCTTGCattttttcattattttcaaTCTGGccctttaagttttttttttcaaaaaagttgTAAACGTGAGAGTTTTTTCGGGAAAAAGTAAAAAAAGTTTGAGGGTTTTTTCGGAAACCCTTCTAACTGTTTCCGGAAAAACCCTCAACTTTTTATTTTTTCCGAAAAAACCCTCAAAAACTTAAAGGGCCAGATTGAAAATAATGAAAAAACACAAGGTCTTTTTTTCAGgaaaaaaaatagttttgaaGGTTTAGGGCTTCTTTTTGGGAAAATGATGAAATACAAAGTCTTTTTCAGGAAAAAAATAAAGTTGAGGTTTAATTTGGAAAAACCACAATATATAAGGTCGTTTTTGAGATTAACTCAAATATAAATATTTTGACTCTAAATAATCAGTTATTTTTTTTAAGTAATGAAATGGTTGATTGTTAGTTAAAAAAGTTTAtaagttttattttatattaatttgttCATATCTTACATGTTGTGATATAAATATAGGTTTCTGAAGAAAGGCTGATTTCATTGTTGGAACAAATCAACACCCAAACTACCAAACAGACCAAAGTTACAGTAAGTCTAATTTTTATTGATCTTATGAAAAAGACGAGAATACCCTCGTGAGTTATCATCACAAAAAGTTGACTGATTATTAGAACAAGTAATTGACTTTGTTTTGCATTTGTTGTTCTTGCTTAGATACAAAGGCGAAGGAGTGTGCTTGATGATGATGATTAGTTATTCATCCATTCGAATTTGGTGGCATGTTTTGGTGGTTGATattgactaaattaccctttTGTTGAAACAAAATTCATGTAATTCTCCTTATTCCTCTTGTTTAAAGAGCATGTGATATGTGTACTAAATATGACCTAAGTTGGGTACGTTTGAGAATCCTTCATCAACCGCTTATTATTTGTTAACCATTTGTTAATCTATTGTACTATTGGAATTACTTTCTTACCCCCATATTAGAAGTTTAGACAACCGAGTATAGGCAACGCGCAACCAGCGTTATCTTACGTGGCAGGAACGCTTAACGGCGCCATAATGGGGAACACCGTCTTAGCCCCACGTTATTGCGCGTTACGCCATCAAGCGTTACCATGGTAACGAGTCGTAACGCTAAAATTTTGACCGTTGTGCATTTTTGTCCCGTTGAAAAATGGTAATATTTACCGTTGTTTGGTACggtgaaatgaaaaaaaaaattacttcttatatatatatatatatatatatatatatatatatatatatatatatatatatatatatatcattttattCACTTCAATTCCTCTATTCTATATCTATCTCtatttcattcaaaacaaaatAACCACTATGGATCAAAACCTGAATATCCCTCCTTCGAAGACAAACACATCCACTCCATTAGGTTTTGCGAGATATGAGGGATACATGAACCTTCTAAACTCCCAAAAATCACCACAAATTCCATATTCGGACAATTTTTTCAATCCCGTCTCATTCCCAATACAATTCCCTACCTCACCATTTATGCAACAAAATGCAAACATTCAACAAAACCTTTTTAACACATTCAGTCCCATGCGCCAAACAGTCACACAACCTACACCCACGCAAGAACGCGTTGTCGAGACGCAAACCGGGGGTAGTCAGAGAGCACCGGGAAAAAAAGGGAGACCAAAAAAGAAAGGGAAAGAGGTTGTTGCTGGGACAGATGAAACGGAAGCACCTCCAACATGGTGGACACCGGAGGAAGAGCATGCGTTGGCGGAGGCTTGGTGCGGTACTTCAAAACAACCAACTATGGAGAACGATATGAAGAGAGTTGCTTTTTGGGATGCAGTAATCGTCAAATTCCGCACGATTTTAAACAAGGATGACACATATCGCAATAATGATATGCTTAGTGGCAAATTGACTCAAATTAGCCGGAAGTGCACTAAATTCAACTCCATATACAAAAAACTTTCTTCGCAACTTCATAGTGGTGCCAATGATTTCGATGTGTTTAGAGCCGCGATGGAGGAATATCACGTGCAAATGGGGCAGGTATTTGAGTATGAAAAAGTATGGGAGATAGTGAGGAAAGATCCAAAATGGATGAAAACGCCAACATCATCGGAACAACAATCCAAGAGGTCTCGTGGTTCGGGTTTGGTTGACGTTTCCGATGTACACACGAACATCGACCTCAACGCGGACACCGATGAGATCCCGAACGAGTTTGACGACATCGAGGAAATCTCTCCGCCACGACGACCTATGGGGCGTGACAAAACGAAGCGCACTCAACGACATGTGGAAGATAATGAAAGTCGGCttcatgtgttttttttttcaatgtttttttatttttgtttgtatgGTATTTTTAGTTTACTATTTAATgaaattatgtttaattaatttatatgttttttagatatatgacataaataaaaaaaaataatagaactAGAAATATatgaaatgaataaaaaaaaaataaaacaaattagaataatgttaactaaaaacattcaaaaaaaataaaataaaaaaacaaatagaaaataaaatgacTTAACCCATGTTATTTGGTGTTATCAATTTCCACCTTTGATGTTATAACACCAAATTGTGCCTACACCTAGTAGTCTTATAAGAGAAGATTTGATTAAGCATTTCAAATATATGGGGATATAGAAGAAAAATTTTACAAAAATGAGTTTGTGcctttgagattttttttttgaagatttttgatttATTGATTTGACATACATAAGTTTTGAAAGTGGTTAACTATTGTGGTTGTTTTAAGTATGTTTACACGTGTGTGTAAGATGATATGGACTATGCCATGGCATGAAGACATATTAACTCGTGTCGTGTAATTATAGttaaaatcaatgttttaaaccctggtttattaaaaacaaaatttacatatttttttagttaagcAGTTGAACAATGGAATCGATCCGGTTTTTAGAATTTCATTCTAAAGCATATGATATTAgcaaacttttatatatatagcGATAACAAGTGGTCATTAACGGTTTGGCATAAATTTGTCAACTTTTATACTATTAGTTTTGATTATTTATGTTTACTTTTAATAAAGTTCATGATTTATCAAATGCAAAAGTTCAAGATCGATCAAAATTCAGTaaaaatgaaacataaactacaAATTCGATTCATAAATAGGTGCAACAACCGGATGAACCTGGTTCTGGTTCGATAGTTGACTAGTTTTTTGGTAAACTGAGGTGGTTCGATCTCATTCATAAATAGGCTAAAACCTGCTCTTAATTTATCCGTTCTCTTTACAGGTTCAAGATTCAACCGCTCGGCTGGATCAAGTTGAGTTTTAAAAAATTTGTTAAAATCAAGTCATTAGGGGCAATGGTGTTTTTCGCTTCTTTTCGGGTCTAtattaaaaccaaaactgaaaaaaaaattcgGTATTTGACTTTGTGATAACGAagtagcttttttttttttttttttttttttttttttttttttttttttaccatgcTCATAATATTTGACAATAATACAAGTACTTTAATAAATAGTAAAAACTTATTCTAGACGTgaacatattattattattattattattattattattattattattatttaaaatactttTTTGAACAGTTTTTAATATTTAACACACATAATCTATTAAGGCTACCCGGAGTCGGCATCTTTGAAGACGCGTGATGCTGATGTGGCGTGCCTGAAAGCGTGAACACCGCCCCAAGGGCCGGTGTTCGTGGTGTGGCGTGGATCGGAAGACGGAAGAAGACGGAGCTTCCTATTGACTTGCTTCTTTTTTTACCGTTTGCCTCTTATTTTTGTTGGTTTTTCCTTTTAATCCAGCAAAGTAGAAAAAAAAAGAACGTACCTGTTTTCCAGAAATCGGGTGAAGAAGACAACCAAAATGCTAAGCGGGTCGAGGTTATATATGTTTTAATTTGaagttacaaatttggtccctgaGATTCTATCATTTAATCCTATTATACTCTTTCaattttatttgaattaaattaaACCCTTAACtatatataattatgtttatttaattttaaaaattaataatatgttttatttgattttttaattaataaaatgatTACTTAAgtttataataatgttctttttatttaatctaatgttttaaaataaaaaaaataaaaaaaagaatttatGGAGTGGTAACTATTTCCAATATCTAGTGGGTTGGTGGTGGGTTAGGTGTGAAGCTGACGTGGCACACATATGGCAGCACTTTTCCGGTGAGGTGGTTGTGACCACTCCCCATAGCCTAAACTTATATATAAATGATAAAATGACATTTTGGGTATTTcggatttgtatttttttttttcaaaaattttataaataaaaaatcaagTTGAACCTAAACATCCAGTTTTCTAAAAACGAataattgttttttgattttggtTCACTTTTGAATTTTATGCAAACCCATATATCCAATTTAGTCTTTTGAGGGAGTTGTAAGAGGTTTGCCCCCTAAATCAGATTTTTAAAGTACACAACATGCATGAACATACATGACATGCCATTTTGAGTGGGCGAGTCAAGAATCAAGAttggttttatttttctttaaaaataagatttacctacattttttttataaaaagcaaACATTTCATTAAAACAGAATAGAAAGTTACAACATTTCAAATATTATTTACGTAGAATTAATACTTGACTTAAATTTGGACTCAAAACATGACTTAAAACATAAATCCTACAAATCTTCCAAATAATATTTCTTCATAATGTCCTCTTTCACTTTCTCTGCAGTTGATTCTCGAGTAATTTTGAAATGTCTTTCTGTTTGGTTTTATTCAAAAATCGGTTTCTAAAAACACTAGAAATGACAACAAAAGCTTTCAAATGTTGAATAAACTTAAAATCATTTTAACCTACCAAGTACCATCTTGCAAACATAGATTGATTAAAACAACCCGTAAGAAGAAAAAATTACAACATTTGAAGACTTTGATATTTTATGGGAGGTTGGAAGTTGTAGAAGATGACAATAACACAAAGGAGGGTTCCTCTAGAGATATCCACCAACAATTAGTCAACTTGAAATGGATGCTAGTCCATCTTGTAATGATAAAAACCTCTTAAGCCcttaagaacaaaacaaaaattttgtcTTAAAGGAGAGTATAAAGTATCAACTTCTTCTTTCTTTTGTTAACACCTTAAAAAAAACTAGAGAgaatataagagagagagagagagagagatgatttTGATCATGTGAATCAAGAAGCAAGTCTCCCAACACTTAACACCCTTTAGCTAATCTTTAACCCATGAGTCTTAACACTTTAAGACACATACCTCATGATATAAACTAGCTATGCTTCAAAAGCATGTCATAAGtactaaaaaaaatcaaaagcaacTAGCTCCTGTCCCCTCTCCATGTTACGGTTTTAAGATGAAAAAATGGAAGGATTTTTAAATATCTTTCAATCTTTTATAATGTATAAACTCATGTTCATACATAGAACACAAAAAACCCTTTTGGTCCTAACAGATGTACATGACATAATAAATTATACTTATGATATATTTTGATACTTAACATTGAAAACGAATATTTTCACAaattaaataatttccaattattTACATGagttataattatttattaagaaTTACATTCTTATAAATAATAACTTTGCATCAATTTGTTGTAGTGTGGCCCTTTAggataatatattattatcaaatatcattctataatgattcTTCAATCTCATACTTGCAAAAGACTCATTCTAGATTGATATAGATTGTGGTAAATGTCTAGAAACAATTCACTACCCCTAATAAACATGAAAAGTGCCATTCTACAACATCAAATTCCCCAAAAACTCAAAGCTTCAATTGATGTATAAGGTAAATTTATCAGTTCCTTTTATTACAGACATcctgttgaacatgagatatggatcacgaTCAATCTCATTTGTTGTTCAAATTTTAATAACGTGCATTAGATGTATAACTGTAACACTTGTTTTCCAAAACAGATCAATTAAAGACTTAAAGGAGTCAAAGATACGATTTTTGAGAAGTTTGGGTTGATGACCATGACGTGGCATGACAACTTAATGAAGACTGTGTTTGGCTTGGTTGCTAGGATGTGGCAGCTTGTAACTTCCATAAAATCtcaaataaaaatttcatttttaaaacaacctAAAACATACATTCATATgttcaaaataaaattaattgcAATATATTCTCAAATATCAGAGTGAGTCATAAAACGATAATGCGGAAATAAATCTAGGGGATACAGTGTGATTAAGCTGGGTCCTTCCGTTTTGAACCTGAAGTACCTAAAATGTTTAGACACCAAAACCATAAGAACAAATCTTaccgagttccccaaaataacacataCTATACAAACATCGGGCCTCGCTCTATGTATCGGACCGcacctgtaacgcccgtagatccgggctagtcaatttagagacgataagtgtcaaaaatgactttttaatggaagattatttagaaggagtaatcctAACTaatttttagtatatgttacaaggattccgtgcatataaagaacgccgaaatccgagttataacgaagaagttatgacccgtcgaagtttcacgacagaactgACATGACGctgaatgatgtaaaaagtgaatttatgttagaacaatatttagccttagcgatctaaacaaaagtcgtagaatacgttaaaccgaaagcgtgcataaaaagaacgcccaaatctgacttcgtatgaggaagttatgatttttccaaagtttcgacttagtagtatgcagcccaaatcctcgatttgagatcgagcgatttttagccgaaacaatttaaatgagaattgaagatctcatcaatagtagtgaaacgataaaaagataggcgcatcgtcccagacgagccGACAAAAGTCGACCGGTACGCAAAGGGAttcccatgggagtatgcggtgccagtgcgtcaggcacctactctagaggcagctatttgggctgccaagtctgttgagaatatgatcaatGGGAGAACCGCCggcaaggttgaagttggaaaGAAGAGAAAGttggaaggaacttcaggttctaatgagaaaagaaaattctcgaagtctggaggaggaggaagagatgaagcaaggtggtgtgataagtgcaataAGAAACACTCAGGAAAATGTGGTGcggaggtgacatgtttcaagtgtggaaagcatgggaacTACGCTGATGAATGTATAttcaacaagaaggtgtgttacgaatgtaacgaagaggggcactttaagcaagactgcccaaggaaaaatcaagcagcaaggctagaggcATCGctaaagccaaaggcaagagcatttcaaatgatccttgatgaagcagatggcaatgcaaggaatcaggaataaggattttatatctaaagatcaagttataaagtagcgatatgaatagtaacatgtggtgtagcctattagaggcatattatagggtgaacttgaacttttgtgtaatagtttcaaggaaataatataaaccctagttttgttatctggtgtgttgaatgattgtatgatttttcttgtatggtgacttggtcgactgcgggacaatactcgGGACGAGTATGattaggtgtgaaaggtagtagatgcatatactaccggaagcacaggactcacgcttggatcaggtaaagtcacaaggttaccagaagccaataattgattccgttttattcaagcatgtcattaccatcgtttcggtaatgaataagaagattgttgttatttcgaccctaatggtcatatccaattgagtccgactatgatgaaaGGTCGTTAGGATACGACGGTctattacaatagataaatgaaagaatttatcctaagaagaaggagtctacaataaggacttatttgataactcgaaggttatgattgaaagtccaacatagtacgaaaaaCAGATACATGATTGAGCATCGTCTTCGGTCGAGAAGccctagagttagatactctttcaaggaaacatagaagttacggttattacctaggatgaagagataacgtatggaatcatcatacaagccttatttcgttgatgattctgggacgtaatcatcctaagggggagataattgtaacccccgtagatccgggctagtcaatttagagacgataaacgtcaaaaatgactttttgatggaagattatttagaaggagtaatcttaactaagttgtagtatatgttacaaggattccgtgcatataaacaacgccgaaatccgagttataacgaagaagttatggcccgtcgaagtttcgcgacagaaccggcatgacgctgaatgacgtaaaaagtgaatttacgttagagcaatatttagccttatcgatctaaacaaaaatcgtagaatacgttaaaccaaaagcgtacataaaaagaacgctcaaatctgacttcgtatgaggaagttatgatttttccaaagtttcgacttagcagtatgcagcccgaatcctcgatttgagatcgagtgatttttagccgaaacaatctaaatgagaatcgaagatctcatcgatagtagtgaaacgataaaaagataggcggaaacggacgtcagatgaagaagttatgaatttataacggagttttcctgtcccggcctactaaaaataatataaaagtaatatatctataatatattaaaaataaagtccaaattagccaacggagtctaaattaGAGTCGTAGAGCATATTttcacctacgcgtcgatataaagaacgtcgaaaacggagttcatatgcaaaagttatgaatttttgaagttcggggcgTGAAACCCCAAAAGTGTtagccaccacgacgtggtaaaagTGCCACGACGTGACAGGAGCTCTGGAGTCTGTCAGACCCACTTGCAATGACTCATGCAATGACAACCCAGCCACCACAATGTGGTAACccgtaccacgacgtggcaagggcaaattttgccctataaatagatttgaagggccagccgagtttgggtTGCTCcagctcctctctctcactcccaATACCCTCTATAGCCATcctgaagtacccccgaagccccggtttcatCCGAGACCCGAATCAAGTCCCaaatcccaaagatcccgagaagtgagtgTCACACCTCGAAAACCAAGACGGAAACATTTCCgaggcggactccacgttgagtatcaaatccaatgcacattgtaagcaaagtaaacaaccattacattacatatagaaatttacatttgttcaaaagtaaagttgtatagtgtgatacatatgtatatatgaacaaaagcaagACGTGTCTTTGATGTACTCCATCTTCGACAAAAGGATCATCGGGtgcctgtctaatgcggacctgagaatacaagcagtttgaaaatcagcataaagctggtgagttcataagaggttttgttttctgaaaatgtacgagtttccTTTTGGTTTCTGAAAATTGTTacgacccaagaaaatcccatatttttttatatgtaaagtttagttatctgttatgttacacggttctggttatgttcaactgttatcccaggaaaatcccatattttcctaatgtgaaagatgtatattgaaaacctggttatccttgtaaagTGTATGTTAGTTCACCAATccaaaaatgtaatgtaaaagatgtacactgaaaatgtattagttttaacacgtatataaaactaataactacaaagtaaactagttactgaaatccattattactaaaaagtaaatctctgttatccaaattgcgagtaccataaccatacgatagactaattatggcaataagtagtccatcaccttttatgactttcgtcacccttgaacctttcggttcggctgtagctagcagccaggtgcggggtagtcagccccgtacagatctatacactcaagtcacggtccctatctaagagattctag is a window of Lactuca sativa cultivar Salinas chromosome 1, Lsat_Salinas_v11, whole genome shotgun sequence DNA encoding:
- the LOC111879929 gene encoding uncharacterized protein LOC111879929 — translated: MADPELEAIRQRRMQELMAQHGGGGSQQNPDQQKAQDEAKSEADERRQMMLSQILSSEARERLARIALVKPEKSRGVEDVILRAAQMGQIAEKVSEERLISLLEQINTQTTKQTKVTIQRRRSVLDDDD